The DNA window CCCCGGCAGGACGCTTCGCCAAAGGGATGCTGGCCGAGACGCCTTCCTCACGCACCAACTCCATCACTTCCAATCCGGCCATCTGGCAGTAGGCACGAAGGCGATCTTCCTGGGCGTCGAGCGAGAAGCCGAACTTCGATTGCTCGACGGTGGAAACCCTCACGTAGCAGAGCGCCCGGTTGCCTTGGAATCGTTTCGCCATTCTGCGTACCCAGAATAGCGACTAAACGGAAGCTAAGTCAATAGAACTCGTGTAGGCATGGTCGTGACTACATTCCGGGTACGCAGAATGGCGGTTTCCTGATAACCTTGGAACGATGGCGAAAGCACCAGTCAAGGCTGTAAAGAAAGCCGCTGTCCCGGCGAAGAAGACAGTCGGCAGACCACGAGCCAAGCACAGCGACCCGGCGTACAAGCAGATGAGCGTGTACATTCATCAGGACGTGCGGAACAAAGTGAAGGCCCGGTTGTTCGAGCAAGGCGGCGAGTTCAGCGCCCTGGTCGAGTCGCTGTTGCGGGACTGGCTCAAGAAACCACAGTAAATCCCGAAAAAGGGTACCCATCCCGAAGCGTCTTAGATCGACCCGGCCTTCTGCTCGGTCGGGAAAATCCGGCGCTTACCTCCTGGCCGACTTCAGGGCCGCAGCTTCCAGAAAAGTATCAATCGTGCGTAAGAGTGTTTCCTGTTGCCGATCAGGAAGGCTCTCAATCAACTCCAGACGGCGTAGGACCTTGCGGGAAGGCTTGCGGGTAGTCTTGGGTCCTTCCGGTTGCAGCAACTCGTCCATCGTCACGCCCAAGCCCTGAGCGAAGCGGATCGCCATCTCCGCTGAAAGGCGCAAGCGGTCGCACTCGTAGTCAGTGACGAGCGTTTGCACCAGTCCAGTCTTCTCGGCCAACTCCACCTGGGTGAATCCCCGCTCCTTGCGGAGACGGGCGAGGCGCTGGCCGATGGTCTCGCCACCCAGGTCGATGGGATCAAGTTTCAATCTCGAAGCACGAGGCATACCAGAGCCAGTGTAAAGGCGAAAAACGTGGCTTCTTGTATCTTACGGTATCATACGCTATTCTTGTGAGCGTATCTATTTTGCTTCCCCCACTTGACAGGTTTTTGGAAGGAGGCCGTTTTCGATGGCACGTATCCCGGACGACGAAATCCAGCGGCTAAAGAGCGAGATCAGCGTGGAACGCTTGGTCACGAGCTTCGGCGTGGAACTGAAGCGGCATGGGGCGGAACTGATCGGGCGGTGTCCGTTCCATGACGACAAGACGCCATCGCTGGTGGTGTCGCCGAAAACGAATCTGTGGCACTGCCTGGGTAAGTGCAACATCGGTGGCTCTGCGATTGATTGGGTCATGCGAACGCAAGGCGTGAGCTTCCGGCACGCTGTTGAATTACTCAAAGCCGATCATCCTTCTTTAGCCGCTGGCGAAGCTCATGTGGTGAAGAAGGGTACGACGGCGAAGCTCGAATCTCCGGTTGGTGCGGACGCCGACGATCCGCAGACGTTGTTGAGCGTGGTCGAGTTTTATCACAAGACACTGAAGGAATCGCCGGAAGCGCTGCGGTATCTGGAGAGCCGGGGCCTGACGAATGCTGAGATGGTCGGCCACTTCAAACTGGGCTTCGCCAACCGCAAGCTCGGCCTGACGCTGCCGGATAAGAACCGCAAGGCCGGGGCCGATCTGCGTGGACGCTTGCAGCGCTTGGGCATCCTGCGTGCCGAGAGCGGCCACGAGCACATGAACGGATCGGTGGTGTTCCCGTTCTTCTCGCTGGCTGGTGAAGTGCTCGGCATGTATGGGCGCAAGATCACGCTAGGGCTGCGTGAGGGAACGCCGCTGCACCTGTATCTGCCGGGGCCGCATCGAGGCGTGTTCAACGAAGAGGCGCTGGTGGTCTCGAAGGAAATCATCCTGTGCGAATCGATCATCGACGCCTTGACATTCTGGTGCGCCGGGTTCCGCAACGTGACCTGCTCGTATGGCGTCAACGGCTTCACTGACGATCACCGGGCCGCATTCCAGAAGCACGGCACTCGCAGCGTGTGGATCGCCTACGACCGGGATGAAGCTGGAGATGCGGCGGCAGAGCGGCTAAAAGAAGAACTCGACAAGCTCGGCATCACGTCGCACCGGGTGCTGTTCCCGAAAGGCATGGACGCCAATGAATACGCCCGGAAGGTCGTGCCAGCCGAGCAGAGTCTTGCGGTGTTGTTGAACAAGGCCGAGTGGTGGGGAGCGGTGAAGAAGCGGCCAGCGGCTAAGGAAAAAGCGAGTGCGCCGGAACCCACGCCGCAAGCGCCTCAGCCAGTGGCCGTACCTATCGTCAACGAAGCGCCAGCGCCAGTGATCCCGATGGCGGCGGAACTCGATATCGAAGTGGTCTCGGTCTCTGCGGCCAACGATGAAATCGTGATGCGGCATGGCGACCGCCGCTTCCGCATCCGTGGCCTGGGCAAGAATCTCTCGCACGATCTGATGAAGGTCAACGTACTCGTGTCCAGGCAGGATGAGTTCCACGTCGATACGCTCGATCTCTACGCCGACCGCCAGCGTGCTGCGTTCCTCAAGCGTGCCGCCGAAGAGCTTGGCTTGAAAGAAGACATCCTTCGCAAAGACCTGGGCCGGGTGTTCCTGAAACTCGAAGAACTACGGGACGAGCAGATACGCAAAACCCTCGAAGCCGCTCCGCAGGACGTCCAGATGAGCGAGGAAGACCGCAATGAGGCGCTGGTCTTGCTGAAAGACCCGAAGCTGCTCGACCGCATCCTCGACGA is part of the Bryobacter aggregatus MPL3 genome and encodes:
- a CDS encoding CHC2 zinc finger domain-containing protein; this encodes MARIPDDEIQRLKSEISVERLVTSFGVELKRHGAELIGRCPFHDDKTPSLVVSPKTNLWHCLGKCNIGGSAIDWVMRTQGVSFRHAVELLKADHPSLAAGEAHVVKKGTTAKLESPVGADADDPQTLLSVVEFYHKTLKESPEALRYLESRGLTNAEMVGHFKLGFANRKLGLTLPDKNRKAGADLRGRLQRLGILRAESGHEHMNGSVVFPFFSLAGEVLGMYGRKITLGLREGTPLHLYLPGPHRGVFNEEALVVSKEIILCESIIDALTFWCAGFRNVTCSYGVNGFTDDHRAAFQKHGTRSVWIAYDRDEAGDAAAERLKEELDKLGITSHRVLFPKGMDANEYARKVVPAEQSLAVLLNKAEWWGAVKKRPAAKEKASAPEPTPQAPQPVAVPIVNEAPAPVIPMAAELDIEVVSVSAANDEIVMRHGDRRFRIRGLGKNLSHDLMKVNVLVSRQDEFHVDTLDLYADRQRAAFLKRAAEELGLKEDILRKDLGRVFLKLEELRDEQIRKTLEAAPQDVQMSEEDRNEALVLLKDPKLLDRILDDFGKCGLVGEESNKLIGYLAVISRHLESPLAVVVQSSSAAGKSSLMDMVLAFVPEEERIQYSAMTGQSLFYMGETDLKHKVLAIVEEEGASRASYALKLLQSEGVLTIASTGKDPATGKLVTQQYRVEGPVMMFLTTTAIDIDEELLNRCLVLSVNADREQTQAIHRLQREAQTLEGLMKRQERRELIRLHQNAQRLLKPIAVVNPYAEKLTFPDSLTRTRRDHMKYLTLIRAVALLHQHQRPIRSTTWRGKTLEYIEVTPGDIAIANRLVSEAMGRSLDELRPETRRMLLLIDEMVTAQCQQLKIERNDFRFSRRDVRHHTGWSATQVRIHMDRLQEMEYLLAHRGGRGQSFVYELVFERGDNTSKPHIPGLIDVYDSNLTDPEGQLAGSKRGQNGGVTAGWRGAETLMDTGANGVFAQNHENSTSVGIGENPVVAAHRRNHAGVR
- a CDS encoding helix-turn-helix domain-containing protein, encoding MKLDPIDLGGETIGQRLARLRKERGFTQVELAEKTGLVQTLVTDYECDRLRLSAEMAIRFAQGLGVTMDELLQPEGPKTTRKPSRKVLRRLELIESLPDRQQETLLRTIDTFLEAAALKSARR